GTGACAACCATTTGCATAGCTGTGCATAAAGACTTAACAAAAGTTCTAGCCAGGTCCGATGCCTTATTATAtcccttttttccttctttttttgatCATAAAAAGGGCCTCCCCCTCCAATTTTCATTAAAGAAAACCATATCGCCACCTTCCTTGAGGTCATATTTTAGTAAAAGGTCACATTTGGTTAACAGAAGACATTGCCAAAAAGATTAAAGGAACATATGTAACAAGCTGACAGCATATATTTTGATGAACATGTGGCGTAGATTATTCAAATGGAGAGAAACCATATATACCAGGATGTCCCGTGACCGGCCAACATGACGGTTCATCGACGGCATCTTCATCATTGGAGCACTCAGCAAAGAACAGTATAGGAACCGTGTCAGAAGAATGCAAATCTCTCGGCCTTGCCAAAAAGTTGATGTGAGAATGCTGAGTTTTCTTTGGGCGCCAAGAAAGCAAGGGGCCATAATGGAGGCCCCAAACAAAAGCTTTGCCTACGTTTGAGTTCAAGCCACAGATAACATGAAGCTCATATTCAGGTCCCTATATATGCATATCATGGTGAAGAATCAGACAGGTTACTTTACTATTCATATTTGCAATACTGAAGAACTGAAAGAAGCACCAAATAAACATACCCCAGTTCGCTGTGTGTATCTCTTCAGCATGGCACCGACCTTCGTACAGACAAAACGTTCCTCTTCGTGGAAATCTCTCAGAATGCACGACAGGAACttgggaccccccccccccccccccccccccctctgaaAGCACAGGAACTGTGTGAGCTGAATCACTGGGAGTTGAACAGTACTCAGACAGCAACTGCTGGATGCGTTCCACATCCAATGCCTCGTTCTCCTCCTTGGGTAGAGGCATCATGGGAAAGGTTGACATGAAAAATTCCACAACGGCATCAGGATCTGGGTGCTGTGCTGCGGTGGCCGCAGCCTTGTAGGCGCTGTACTGCCTCAACATAGTTCCCTCAGTGTGTCCTTGTTGCCTTGCCAATTTCATTGCTCCCCAAAGATTGACCTCGGTGAAGAGCAGACAATGCATGGCCTGGTGTTCAGACATCATGCCAAAGTAAGCGCGGATGTAAGCAACGAGGCCACGAAGGGAGCGGTATGCGACGAGAACAAGGCTGCGTGAGCAGATCATGGTGGCCGGAGAGAGCCCTCCTGCCGGCGGGAAGGTCGCGTTGTACCAGAGCGTGTTGAGCACAATGTTGGAGACGGGGTCCGTCGATGGCCCGTAGCAGTGGCCAGCCTTGAGGAGGCACCGGTGGTGGTGCGTACGCAGGCCGTCCGTCGGCAGCAACGCGAGTCCCTTGAGGTAGAATCCGTAGATCTTCTGGAGCAGGGTGCTTCGCAGAGATTTTGTAGGAACGAACGGCGGCGGCCTGTTCAGCTCCAGATGAAACTGCGGTGGTGttactccggcgagggctccaAGCTTCCGCCGGGGCTTGATCAGCAATGTGTGGATGCTCTCGATGGCGTTGCAGGAGAGGCAGCCGCCTTCGGTCGCCAGGAGCTGGGACAATTGCTCCATCCGAGAGGCGAGCGAGTAGGACCTGTTGACGAGGGCCCTGGGCATGGGGTGGCAGGCAGCCAAGGCGGCGCACTTGAGGGCCGTCTTGGTGGTCCGGGACGCGAGGCTGAAGCTGCCGCTGGAGTTGCGGTCCTCCTCCACGAGCCGCACGGCGGAGAGAAGGTCGGCGTTGGCCAGGCAGAGATACTCGAGCGCCTCGCAGGCGGGGAGGCGGGGGAAGTAGCAGGTGAGGAACGCGACGAGCGCCCTGAGCGACCGCTCGGCGATGGGCATGccgcggaggaggcggcggggaggcggccAGCGCTTGGCCTTCCCGGTGCCGGAGACCGCCCGGGAGAGCGCCTTCCGTCGCCCCCTCCtcgccttcttcttctccttctcgcCGTCGTCGGGCGTGGACGTCGCCGCGGCCGCGGGCTTGCGGCGGCCGTAGGAGGAGACGGTGTTGACGATGATGTTGGAGACGGGGTCGGCGAAGCCGACGCAGAGACCGGCCCTGAGGAGGCGCGGGGCCAGCGCCGGCATCTCGTCCAGCGGCAGCCTGTCCAGCGCCGCCGCGTAGAACCCGTTGATGGCCTCCAGCGCCGCCGATTTGTTGCGGGAGATGCGCTTCGAGCTGTCGCATCTGTAGGGGCGATCGGCGTGGGCACGCTCGCTCCGGCGGCGCTTGAGAACCATGGCCGGGAATTTCGCGGCGCTGTGATTCGGGAATTGACGGCCGGGAAGATTGTGCTATGTTTTTTTTTAGTTTGGGAAGATTGTACTATCATGAGGAGACTGGAACGTGCTTTGTGGGCCGGCCAGCCATTGGGCCGCTTTGACGACGAGCGGTGCGGTGGGTTGGGTGGGGTGGGGGACTCGCCAAGGGTGAGGAGGGATACTCCGTATTTCTCTGGGCTAGGGGTAGGCCTGGGATTTCGCATCCCTAGGGTTGCAGATCTAGAGTCATCAAGACCCAGACGCAGCCGCCTGCTGCTCCACTTTTTCACGCCTCCAACCACCCCCTCTCCCTGTCTCTCGTGGCCGAGGAAAGGAATATGGCCATGGAGTCGGATGGGAAATTTTGCAGAGGTGatgcctcccccctccccctctctgCGAAAAAAGGAGGTACGGAGGGCGCCCCGACGAAACCCAATCCTGTCACGCCGTCGTATTGCGGTAAATAATCCTTCCTTTGCATCTTTTCCGTGTATATATAGAGTAATTTGTTTTTCCTCTGATCCTGCAGGTTCTTTAAGCTGGGACGTCACAGATGCATACCAACCCAAGATGACAGGCGCACCTGCACGCTGTCACTGGATCTGCACCAATGGATAGATTggtgttttttttcctttctctgCAGAAAGCAATGATTTGTGTTTCCCAGCTAGCCTGTAGCAAAACAGGTTTTATCGAAGGATTAGTAATTGTATTTTTCAGCGGAAAAGGAAAAGAGGAAGGCTGTG
The sequence above is a segment of the Aegilops tauschii subsp. strangulata cultivar AL8/78 chromosome 6, Aet v6.0, whole genome shotgun sequence genome. Coding sequences within it:
- the LOC141026274 gene encoding uncharacterized protein, which codes for MVLKRRRSERAHADRPYRCDSSKRISRNKSAALEAINGFYAAALDRLPLDEMPALAPRLLRAGLCVGFADPVSNIIVNTVSSYGRRKPAAAATSTPDDGEKEKKKARRGRRKALSRAVSGTGKAKRWPPPRRLLRGMPIAERSLRALVAFLTCYFPRLPACEALEYLCLANADLLSAVRLVEEDRNSSGSFSLASRTTKTALKCAALAACHPMPRALVNRSYSLASRMEQLSQLLATEGGCLSCNAIESIHTLLIKPRRKLGALAGVTPPQFHLELNRPPPFVPTKSLRSTLLQKIYGFYLKGLALLPTDGLRTHHHRCLLKAGHCYGPSTDPVSNIVLNTLWYNATFPPAGGLSPATMICSRSLVLVAYRSLRGLVAYIRAYFGMMSEHQAMHCLLFTEVNLWGAMKLARQQGHTEGTMLRQYSAYKAAATAAQHPDPDAVVEFFMSTFPMMPLPKEENEALDVERIQQLLSEYCSTPSDSAHTVPVLSEGGGGGGGGSQVPVVHSERFPRRGTFCLYEGRCHAEEIHTANWGT